One window of Paenibacillus albicereus genomic DNA carries:
- a CDS encoding endo-1,4-beta-xylanase: MLSLWKKTGRRALALALAALLLAPQVGMPGPQSARASAATAAGALAASTSTATGAVYGFEDGTTMGWSLFNCGSGAGALSVSGEQAAGGQASLKLSNRISKTCSPSLELNSLLQEGHAYKISLKTRLAEGSDQAHVTMRTTGQSNNYTWIIGNHSVSDAGWTTLSVDSYTRPPGSSQMTLYVETAASTADLYVDDVEIVDLTAEPQQPSEPGEATAIEFGFEDGTTMGWGPRGGETVAVSSEAARAGTYSIKASGRTESWNGPNRDLLGQLQPSVPYTVTAYVKLAAAPPQPSTVRLSMENKASGGDAKYTTLASASVSGTDWVQLKGTFSYAGALETLKLYVETTSAEEAFYVDDVSIAPPAPASIEKDLPSLKEAYAPYFRIGAAVTNGQLSGVHKELLDRHYNSIVAENVMKPAYLSQGYDRFDWTEADVLANYIRAEKQAGRDVNLRFHTLLWHSQGSDWMLQDGSGQFLAPTPENKALVLDRLRNYIAAAVERYKDVVTDWDVVNEVIDEGRPDGMRDSQWYRITGLDFIRTAFQTAREHAPDAKLYINDYGTQNAKKRDFLYDLVVRLRAEGVPIDGVGHQTHINISGPSVAEIVESIRKFGAAGFDNQLTELDVSVYTNNTDVYQTVPQALLDKQGYRYKELFDALKKVDDEGKRNGAPDGYISNVTFWGIADDHTWLHDRPSGTGRQDAPFAFDKSYKAKPAYWGMIDPSRLPVVGKSAVSRQGAPGGGGIEDLAWRKTPAQKTEEIGTLQASFKTLWDGSRLHVQADVRDASASGGDKVELFLKDGGPALARTVARGSGATAEVEGGYIVQTTFELSSPLQAGAKLKFDLRVTDTGVNDGSEQGSNGAIVSWSDPRSAQEVDDLGYGELTLASAAKEAKARYGTPVIDGVAEDVWQQAEELSTDVAVEGPAGMGAVASFRTLWDESHLYVHAFVQDALLSDASVNAWEQDSIEIFVDPNNGKTPAYEADDGQYRINFNNVRTTGGHASHDNYASAVRIVEGGYEVEASIALDTIQPAAGAFIGFDLQVNNDETGSGVRYSVKNWADGSGQSYQDTSGLGILELAEAAQPGQPEQPEQPEQPGQPGQPGQPGQPGQPEPTPVVQPPATSSPSASPAPTPIVESGASGAVVQLTDAYLRRLLESAAAGEAGGRTIAVDLAALSKTDAFEVRLPAGWLAGPELLALKLDTGFAAVTLPGQLLQDAGLAPDRTVTLRIAKVSALGAPWSSGFAGLPALQWSLEADGRQIPRSAAAGASAVLSVPPGGAAIASPHAASIRFRDGAGATVPVLRSAYDPAAAAIRFPLSGSGLYAMTAQSASFSDLSAAEWAREAVETFAARGLIQGTGAGAYSPSAPIRRADYVSLLLRLLELELKGAAASAGAPFADVPANAPYAAELRAAKELGIASGQGGGTFRPQASLSRQEMMALTVRALQAAGLKLEGGSGLADFKDAGQVAAYARADAEKLVAAGLIRGDEAGRLNPAGALTRAEAAVLLHAAWKLLLP, translated from the coding sequence ATGCTTTCTCTTTGGAAAAAAACAGGCCGCCGCGCGCTGGCGCTGGCGCTGGCGGCGCTGCTGCTCGCTCCGCAAGTCGGAATGCCGGGGCCGCAATCGGCCCGCGCTTCCGCAGCGACTGCGGCTGGAGCGCTCGCGGCAAGCACGAGCACGGCGACTGGGGCCGTCTATGGCTTCGAGGACGGCACGACGATGGGCTGGAGCCTGTTCAACTGCGGCTCCGGGGCTGGGGCGCTATCCGTCTCGGGCGAGCAGGCGGCGGGCGGTCAAGCTTCGCTCAAGCTTTCGAACCGCATCTCGAAGACCTGCAGTCCGAGCCTCGAGCTCAATTCGCTGCTTCAGGAGGGGCATGCGTACAAAATCTCCCTGAAGACGCGGCTCGCCGAAGGAAGCGACCAGGCGCATGTCACGATGCGCACGACGGGCCAGAGCAACAACTACACGTGGATCATCGGCAACCATTCCGTGAGCGACGCGGGCTGGACGACGCTGTCGGTCGATTCGTACACCCGTCCGCCGGGCTCGAGCCAGATGACGCTCTATGTCGAGACCGCAGCATCTACGGCGGACCTGTACGTCGATGACGTCGAAATCGTCGATCTGACGGCCGAACCGCAGCAGCCCTCGGAGCCGGGCGAGGCGACGGCGATCGAATTCGGCTTCGAGGACGGCACGACGATGGGCTGGGGGCCTCGCGGCGGGGAGACGGTCGCGGTCAGCTCCGAGGCGGCGCGCGCCGGAACGTACAGCATCAAGGCGTCCGGCCGCACCGAGAGCTGGAACGGGCCGAACCGCGATCTGCTCGGTCAGCTCCAGCCGTCCGTCCCCTATACGGTGACGGCGTATGTCAAGCTGGCGGCGGCTCCGCCGCAGCCGAGCACGGTGCGGCTGTCGATGGAGAACAAGGCGTCCGGAGGCGACGCGAAGTATACGACGCTGGCGTCGGCGAGCGTGTCCGGAACGGACTGGGTGCAGCTGAAGGGAACGTTCAGCTATGCCGGCGCATTGGAGACGCTCAAGCTTTACGTGGAGACGACAAGCGCGGAAGAGGCGTTTTACGTGGATGACGTGTCGATCGCCCCTCCGGCTCCGGCCTCGATCGAGAAGGATCTGCCGAGCCTCAAGGAGGCGTATGCTCCATACTTCCGCATCGGGGCGGCGGTGACGAACGGCCAGCTCTCCGGCGTGCACAAGGAGCTGCTGGACCGGCACTACAACTCGATCGTGGCGGAGAACGTCATGAAGCCCGCCTATCTGAGCCAAGGCTACGACCGGTTCGACTGGACGGAGGCCGACGTGCTGGCGAATTACATCCGCGCCGAGAAGCAGGCGGGACGCGACGTGAACCTGCGCTTCCATACGCTGCTCTGGCACAGCCAGGGCTCGGACTGGATGCTGCAGGACGGCAGCGGCCAGTTCCTGGCCCCGACGCCGGAAAACAAGGCGCTCGTGCTGGATCGGCTGCGCAACTACATCGCCGCCGCCGTCGAGCGGTACAAGGATGTCGTCACCGACTGGGACGTCGTGAACGAAGTCATCGACGAGGGGCGTCCGGACGGCATGCGGGATTCGCAGTGGTACCGCATCACGGGCCTCGACTTCATCCGCACGGCGTTCCAGACGGCGAGGGAGCATGCGCCGGACGCCAAGCTCTACATCAACGATTACGGCACGCAGAACGCGAAGAAGCGCGATTTCCTCTACGACCTCGTCGTCCGGCTGCGCGCCGAAGGCGTGCCGATCGACGGCGTCGGGCATCAGACCCACATCAACATCTCCGGCCCGTCCGTCGCCGAGATCGTCGAGTCGATCCGCAAGTTCGGCGCAGCCGGCTTCGACAACCAGCTGACGGAGCTGGACGTGTCCGTCTATACGAACAATACCGACGTTTACCAGACCGTGCCGCAGGCGCTGCTCGACAAGCAGGGCTACCGGTACAAGGAGCTGTTCGACGCGCTCAAGAAAGTCGATGACGAAGGGAAGCGGAACGGAGCACCTGACGGATACATCAGCAACGTGACGTTCTGGGGCATCGCCGACGACCACACGTGGCTGCATGACCGTCCGAGCGGCACGGGCCGCCAGGACGCGCCGTTCGCCTTCGACAAGTCGTACAAGGCGAAGCCCGCCTACTGGGGCATGATCGACCCGAGCCGCCTGCCGGTCGTGGGCAAGAGCGCCGTCTCGCGCCAGGGAGCTCCGGGCGGCGGCGGGATCGAGGACCTGGCATGGCGGAAAACGCCGGCTCAGAAAACCGAGGAGATCGGAACGCTGCAAGCTTCCTTCAAGACGCTGTGGGACGGCAGCCGGCTGCATGTGCAGGCCGACGTCCGCGACGCATCGGCGAGCGGCGGCGACAAGGTCGAGCTGTTCCTGAAGGACGGCGGCCCCGCGCTCGCCCGGACGGTCGCGCGCGGAAGCGGGGCGACGGCGGAGGTCGAGGGAGGATATATCGTCCAGACGACGTTCGAGCTGTCGTCTCCGCTGCAGGCCGGCGCAAAGCTGAAATTCGACCTTCGGGTGACGGACACCGGTGTCAATGACGGCTCCGAGCAGGGCAGCAACGGCGCGATCGTCTCCTGGAGCGATCCTCGCAGCGCGCAGGAGGTCGACGATCTCGGCTACGGCGAGCTGACGCTGGCGTCGGCGGCGAAGGAGGCGAAAGCGCGCTACGGCACGCCGGTCATCGACGGCGTGGCGGAGGACGTCTGGCAGCAGGCGGAGGAGCTGTCCACCGACGTCGCCGTGGAAGGTCCGGCCGGCATGGGGGCGGTCGCCTCGTTCCGCACGCTATGGGACGAGAGCCACCTCTACGTGCATGCGTTCGTCCAGGATGCGCTTCTGAGCGATGCGAGCGTCAACGCCTGGGAGCAGGACTCCATTGAAATCTTCGTCGATCCAAACAACGGCAAGACGCCGGCCTACGAGGCGGATGACGGCCAGTACCGCATCAATTTCAACAATGTCCGCACGACAGGCGGCCATGCCAGTCATGACAACTACGCCTCGGCGGTCCGGATCGTCGAAGGCGGCTACGAGGTCGAGGCGAGCATCGCGCTGGATACGATCCAGCCGGCCGCAGGCGCGTTCATCGGCTTCGACCTGCAGGTGAACAACGATGAGACGGGGAGCGGCGTCCGTTATTCCGTCAAGAACTGGGCGGACGGCTCTGGCCAGTCCTATCAGGATACGAGCGGCCTCGGCATCCTGGAGCTGGCCGAGGCCGCCCAGCCGGGCCAGCCGGAGCAGCCGGAGCAGCCGGAGCAGCCAGGACAGCCGGGCCAGCCGGGCCAGCCAGGACAGCCGGGTCAGCCGGAGCCGACTCCGGTCGTCCAGCCTCCGGCGACGAGCTCGCCGTCCGCTTCTCCGGCACCGACGCCGATCGTCGAGTCGGGAGCATCCGGTGCCGTCGTCCAGCTGACCGATGCGTACCTGCGCCGCCTGCTCGAATCGGCGGCTGCGGGCGAGGCAGGCGGCCGGACGATCGCCGTCGATCTGGCCGCGCTGTCCAAGACCGACGCTTTCGAGGTCAGGCTGCCGGCGGGCTGGTTGGCCGGACCGGAGCTGCTGGCGCTGAAGCTGGACACGGGCTTCGCGGCCGTCACGCTTCCGGGACAGCTGCTGCAAGACGCCGGACTGGCGCCTGATCGCACCGTGACGCTGCGGATCGCCAAGGTCTCTGCGCTCGGAGCGCCGTGGAGCTCCGGCTTCGCGGGCTTGCCGGCGCTGCAGTGGAGCCTGGAGGCGGACGGTCGCCAGATTCCTCGGAGCGCCGCAGCCGGAGCCTCCGCCGTGTTGTCCGTACCGCCAGGAGGAGCGGCGATCGCCTCTCCCCATGCGGCGTCGATCCGGTTCCGCGACGGAGCGGGCGCGACCGTGCCGGTCCTCCGCTCCGCTTATGACCCGGCCGCGGCCGCGATCCGGTTTCCGCTCTCGGGCTCAGGCCTATATGCGATGACGGCGCAATCGGCATCCTTCTCCGATCTGTCCGCCGCCGAATGGGCGAGGGAAGCGGTCGAGACGTTCGCCGCGCGCGGATTGATCCAAGGCACCGGAGCCGGCGCCTACTCGCCGTCGGCGCCGATCCGCCGCGCGGATTACGTATCGCTGCTGCTGCGCCTGCTTGAGCTTGAGCTCAAGGGCGCGGCGGCAAGCGCGGGAGCGCCGTTCGCCGACGTACCGGCGAACGCGCCGTACGCCGCCGAGCTGCGCGCGGCCAAGGAGCTCGGCATCGCAAGCGGCCAAGGCGGCGGCACGTTCCGGCCGCAAGCCTCGCTCAGCCGCCAGGAGATGATGGCGCTGACCGTCCGCGCCCTGCAGGCCGCCGGGCTGAAGCTGGAAGGCGGCAGCGGGCTGGCGGACTTCAAGGATGCCGGCCAGGTAGCGGCCTATGCTCGCGCGGACGCGGAGAAGCTGGTCGCAGCGGGACTCATCCGCGGCGACGAAGCGGGCCGCTTGAACCCGGCCGGCGCGCTCACGCGCGCCGAAGCGGCGGTCCTTCTGCATGCGGCGTGGAAGTTGCTCTTGCCATGA